One genomic segment of Elgaria multicarinata webbii isolate HBS135686 ecotype San Diego chromosome 9, rElgMul1.1.pri, whole genome shotgun sequence includes these proteins:
- the KCNJ8 gene encoding ATP-sensitive inward rectifier potassium channel 8, whose amino-acid sequence MLARKSIIPEEYVLARIAAENLGKPRIRDRPRKARFIAKNGACNLAHKNIREQGRFLQDIFTTLVDLKWRHTLVIFTMSFLCSWLFFAMMWWLVAFAHGDMDKPCTTNEDVSKWKPCVTCIRSFASAFLFSIEVQVTIGFGGRMMTEQCFVAISVLILQNIVGLIINAVMLGCIFMKTAQAHRRAETLIFSRNAVIAVRNGRLCFMFRVGDLRKSMIISASVRIQVVRKTTTPEGEIIPIHQLDVPVDNPIESNNVFLVAPLIISHIIDKRSPLYEISANDLATQDLEIIVILEGVVETTGITTQARTSYISEEILWGHRFVPIVTEEEGTYAVDYSKFGNTSKVAAPRCSAKELDEKPSILIQTLQKSELSHQNSLRKRNSMRRNNSIRRNNSMRRNNSSFIVPKVQFITPEGNQNTLET is encoded by the exons ATGTTGGCCAGGAAGAGCATTATCCCTGAAGAATATGTCCTTGCGCGGATTGCGGCCGAGAACCTGGGCAAGCCGCGCATCCGGGACCGCCCACGCAAGGCCCGCTTCATCGCCAAGAATGGGGCCTGCAACCTGGCTCACAAGAACATCCGCGAGCAAGGGCGCTTCTTGCAAGACATCTTCACCACCCTGGTGGACTTGAAGTGGCGCCACACGCTGGTGATCTTCACCATGTCCTTCCTGTGCAGCTGGCTGTTCTTTGCCATGATGTGGTGGCTGGTGGCCTTTGCTCACGGAGACATGGACAAACCGTGCACAACGAACGAAGACGTCAGTAAGTGGAAGCCGTGCGTCACTTGCATCAG GTCCTTCGCCTCTGCTTTCCTCTTCTCTATTGAGGTCCAGGTGACCATTGGTTTCGGAGGCAGGATGATGACCGAACAATGTTTCGTAGCTATCAGTGTCTTGATCCTCCAGAACATTGTGGGCCTGATTATCAATGCCGTCATGCTTGGTTGCATCTTCATGAAAACAGCCCAGGCACATCGGAGAGCAGAGACCTTGATCTTCAGCCGGAACGCCGTCATCGCCGTTCGTAACGGCAGGCTCTGCTTCATGTTTCGCGTGGGAGACCTGAGGAAGAGCATGATCATCAGTGCTTCGGTGCGAATCCAGGTCGTAAGGAAGACCACTACCCCTGAAGGAGAGATCATACCAATCCACCAACTAGATGTTCCAGTTGACaatcccattgaaagcaacaaCGTTTTCCTCGTGGCGCCTTTGATTATTTCCCATATCATCGACAAGCGGAGTCCCCTTTATGAGATCTCCGCCAATGACTTGGCCACCCAAGACCTAGAGATTATCGTGATACTGGAAGGCGTGGTGGAAACTACTGGAATCACCACCCAAGCAAGAACATCTTACATATCTGAAGAGATCCTTTGGGGCCATCGCTTTGTGCCCATTGTAACGGAAGAGGAAGGGACCTACGCGGTGGACTACTCCAAGTTCGGCAATACAAGCAAAGTGGCGGCCCCCCGCTGCAGTGCCAAAGAGCTGGATGAGAAGCCTTCCATCCTAATCCAGACACTCCAGAAGAGCGAGCTGTCCCATCAGAACTCTTTAAGGAAACGCAATTCCATGCGGAGGAATAACTCCATTCGGAGGAATAATTCCATGAGAAGGAACAACTCTTCCTTCATTGTGCCCAAAGTCCAGTTCATAACACCTGAAGGGAACCAGAACACGTTGGAGACATGA